The halophilic archaeon DL31 nucleotide sequence GTTCGATGTCAAGGTTCACCTGTATCAGCAGGTCAACCAGCAGCCACATGTCGTAGAGAATCACGGCAAACCCGAAGTAGAACACACGCACGGCGGTGTTCCGTGAAGTCGTCCACGTGAGGAAATCCTTTATCGACTTGTAGCTGTTCTCTATACCCCATCTCCGGGCGTACCGCCGCATCACGCGGCGGGTACGCCCTCGGGCCTTTTTCGTCGCGTCACTCACCTCCAGATTCGTCACGAACGTCACCGTCGCATCCTCCTTGCGGTCCGAGGGAACCCCGACCAGCGTCGGGGTGACCGTCACCTTCTCCCCGCGGATGGTTTTCTCCATCTCGTGGTTCTGTTTCACGGCGACGTCGTGGTCCATGCCATCCACGAATCGGTCGACCCGGTCGTCCGACGACTTCCGGATGAGGTAGGAGAAGCCCGCTTCTTCCACCGTATGCATGACGCCGATGCTGTCGAAGGCAGCATCGGCATACACCGTCCCGATCGAGACGTGCTCACTCGCTATGTCGAGGAGTTGCTCCACGAGAACCCTCCGGGGCATGTAAGGGATGCGGCGGAGCAGCGGCCGCATCCCGAGCGTGAACTTCACTTCCTTGCCGACGATCGAGATGGTCGCTATCTTGTAGCACCACGAATAGGATTTGTTCGATGGTGCACCCGTGCTCATCTGGAACTCGTCGCGATCGCCGTAGTACGCGATGTAGGTGATATCGATCGCCACATCGACGTGGCGATCTATCGAGTAGTATCGCTTGGCCACGTCTACCATCTCCGCAATCGCCCCGTTGACCATCGAGGCGATCTCCATCGCCTCGATTTGTTTGATGTAGTGGAGGTGGGTGTCACCATCTGGACCACCGCTCTTGCGCGTGGTTTCCTCGTCGAAGAGTCGGCTTCCCTGATTGGCGGCTGTATCCGTCAATCCGAGGTAGCTCTGGAGTTCGAGAAACGCGGTATCGTCATACCGTGTTCCTTCGTCCGGTCGGTCGAGATCCATTGCCGGAAAGATGTACTCACACAGCGCCTGTGTCACCTTCTTCGCCTTTCTGTCGATGTAGCGCTGTTCGGAGCGGCTAGAGGCATCGCTCTTGTCTTCGGGTTCGAGAGCACGCATCCCGAGCGGGTTGCCCATCTCGTGGGCAACCGCGAGGATACGCTCAGCAGACGTCTGGATAAAGGTTTTGAGCCGCTCGGGAAAGCGCTCGCGCCACGCGCGTCCGAACGTGGTTCGGCCAGGCGCAGTCTCAGTCGATCACATCGAGAACTCTCTACCCCCTCCAGTAGAGGTTGAATCTGCGTTTTCGATGCGTGGTCAATTCTCGAAATGACACGGACGGTGAGTTTCGGCGGTGAGGAGTCGCTGTCGGCGGCGGACTGCCGCCGACGCGACAGTGTCGCCACTCACGATTGCTGTCCCGAGCGGTGGACAGCTACCGGAAGAACCGGTCGTCGAGTGGTTGGTTCGCTGGAACAGACCTGCGCACACCAAGCGCTGTCCAGGCTGCCCGCAGCACCATCTCACAGAACTCCGTGAACGACCATCTCCAGAGGCGGCGCCCCCCGCGGCGGGGCGCCGCCACGTACCTCCAGTGAAGATACCGCCAGCTGTTCTGAAGCAATAGGCTCACTACAAACATCACCAGCCGCAGTCCAGCATCCTGAGAACTGGTGAACGCGAGGCTCTGCTTGGCTAATCGGTAGCTCGACTCGATGCCGAAGCGTTTGCTGTAGTGGTTTCGGGCATCTCGTGGCGTGTCGATGAACGGCGCGTCAGCGGCGTAGCCGTGACGCGCCACCCCGTGTTCGTCGCACCGTCCTTGCTGGTAAACACAGTCGATGAACACAGGAAACGTCACCTCGCCGGCGAGATCGTGTTCGATCTCACGGCTCCAGCCGCTGTTGAGTTCGTCCTGAATCGTTTCGCCCCACTTGACAATCGGCATCACGTAGGCGTAGTTGTGCGCGTACAGCAGTTTGAGACCGGTGCTGTTGTAGAATCCGCGATCGAGGTAGACGGCCTTGACGCCGAGGTCAAGGCCGTCAAGCAGTTCAAGAAACTCAGCGAGGACATCGCTGGTGGTCTCGCCAGCGACTAACTGGCGAACCGCCAGCGTGTACCGCTTGTTTCGTACCCGCGCATAGAGCGTCGCATACGCGTGAAACGCCGTGGTTCCGCGTTTAGCCTGCGAGGAGTACAGCGCCTCTGTCTCGTCCTCGTCACCGTAGTAAGGATCCAGGTGGAGGTCGGCGACGACCTCCACCGGCCGATCCGGCAGTGTCTCAAGAGTATCTCGTTGCAGGAGTGTGTCCCCAACCGCCTCAACGGAGTCCAGCTCAAACTGGTCGGTGAGATGTCCACGGACGGTATTGGCGTGGGGCGAGTCGTCAGTTGTTTCGCAGACG carries:
- a CDS encoding transposase IS4 family protein (PFAM: Transposase, IS4-like~KEGG: hje:HacjB3_05925 hypothetical protein) translates to MGNPLGMRALEPEDKSDASSRSEQRYIDRKAKKVTQALCEYIFPAMDLDRPDEGTRYDDTAFLELQSYLGLTDTAANQGSRLFDEETTRKSGGPDGDTHLHYIKQIEAMEIASMVNGAIAEMVDVAKRYYSIDRHVDVAIDITYIAYYGDRDEFQMSTGAPSNKSYSWCYKIATISIVGKEVKFTLGMRPLLRRIPYMPRRVLVEQLLDIASEHVSIGTVYADAAFDSIGVMHTVEEAGFSYLIRKSSDDRVDRFVDGMDHDVAVKQNHEMEKTIRGEKVTVTPTLVGVPSDRKEDATVTFVTNLEVSDATKKARGRTRRVMRRYARRWGIENSYKSIKDFLTWTTSRNTAVRVFYFGFAVILYDMWLLVDLLIQVNLDIERRLKPRVPARTFLNIVRKNIPVT
- a CDS encoding transposase (ISH3) (KEGG: hla:Hlac_2799 transposase (ISH3)) yields the protein MKPTQADSEIEEEHLLNFVVNSLDEELAIDLGENVEVTTETLYEVLAGASAGGTSINHVCETTDDSPHANTVRGHLTDQFELDSVEAVGDTLLQRDTLETLPDRPVEVVADLHLDPYYGDEDETEALYSSQAKRGTTAFHAYATLYARVRNKRYTLAVRQLVAGETTSDVLAEFLELLDGLDLGVKAVYLDRGFYNSTGLKLLYAHNYAYVMPIVKWGETIQDELNSGWSREIEHDLAGEVTFPVFIDCVYQQGRCDEHGVARHGYAADAPFIDTPRDARNHYSKRFGIESSYRLAKQSLAFTSSQDAGLRLVMFVVSLLLQNSWRYLHWRYVAAPRRGGRRLWRWSFTEFCEMVLRAAWTALGVRRSVPANQPLDDRFFR